A window of Nitrospirae bacterium YQR-1 genomic DNA:
AGTTTTAAGGTTGGAATATTGACCTATTCTTTTGTGACATTTTCGCTTATAGGGGCATGTATAACCATAATCTTTATTTACAGGGATTATAAAAGAAAGAAACGTTTCCTTGAGGAAATCAAGTTGTTTTCTGAGATTGTCTATCACGGGAGTTTTCAGGATAAGGTTTACTTTGAAGATTACCCTGATCTGGCGGAGGTGTATCATTTCATAAATAATATAACTAAAAACCTGAAAAAGAAATTTGAAAAAACCGAGGAGGAGCGCTCGCAACTGGATGCAATACTGGAGAGCATTCCTGATTCCCTCCTGATTATAGATAACCGTGACGGCGTTGTTTATTTAAACGACAGGGCAAGGGATATGTTTGATTATAAAAGCACCACAGTTTCCCGCCAACTGATAGAGATAATAAGGAGCTTTAACCTCAATGTCATGCTTGATAAAGTAAAGAAGTTTGACAAGAGCGAATCAGGAGAGATATTTCTTGAACATCCGCAGGAAAAATATCTTATGGTAAGAATGTCGCCGTTTTACAAAAAAAATGATCTTTCCGGAGTGGTTATCCTGTTTCACGATATTACGGAGTTAAAGAAACTGGAAACGATGAGGAAGGACTTTGTGGCAAACGTATCCCATGAGATAAGAACGCCGGTAACGGCCATTAAGGGATTTGCCGAGACACTAATTGGAGGCGCATTGACAGATAAAAAGAATGCCGCACGGTTTTTAAACTCTATAGTTTTTCACAGCGAACGCCTAAACCGGCTTGTTGAGGACCTGCTCACTATATCAAGAATAGAGTTGGGCGTTATAAGGATAAACAAGCAGACTATGAGCCTCATGGAGGTTGTTGATACAGTGGTGGAGACCCTGAGGGCAAAGGCAGCCGATAAACATTTAAACATTAAAACGGCATTTGCAAGTGACAATATTTTGCTTGTGGCTGATAAGGACAGGATAGTGCAGGTGTTGATTAATCTGGTAGATAATGCTATAAAATTTACACAGTCAGGGACAATAGAAATAGGTTTTAGTGAGGATAATTCCAAACGTTGTCTTTACGTTAAAGATACTGGCATAGGAATCCCCAGAAAAAGCCTTACACGGTTAGGGGAGAGGTTTTACCGGGTTGATCCATCGCGGTCAAGGGAACTGGGTGGAACTGGTCTGGGGCTTGCCATAGTCAAACACATAGTGCGTGCCCACGACTGGGAATTTAAATTTGAAAGTGAAGAGGGTGACGGCACAACGGTTAAAATATTCATCCCGGACTCTGAGCTAAAAAATATCAATAGTTTCTAATGTTATACCAAGTAGCATTCATTCGATTAACTTTGTTGGCTTCGTCGAAAGCTCCTTACCCTTCTTAAGATACATGCTTTTCCCAGAGCTGTAAGATTATAAACTTCCTTTGCAGGGTTTGGGGTTCTTTCCCCACGGCCTCCCCCGTCGCCTACACTATACATAGCCGCAAGGTAGGGGATGTCAGGGCGTAACACAGTGGAGCAGTTTTGCGAAGGCAAAACTTAACGTTAACTTCTTCACCTGATTCAAAAAGGTGCTCGTATCATTAGTATTTCCCTTAAATACCTCCACTGATACCGGCAACCCTTCTCCGTCTGTCAAAAGTCCGATCACTATTTTGCCTATATTGTCAAGTCTTTTTTAAATACATTAGTGGCTACATGTATGGAGGAAAATCCATATTGTCTATATATTCCACATACTTACTAATTTTATCGCTGGAACATCCGGTGTAAAGTATCTCGATTTTCTATATCGGATTTCGGGTTGTACCGGTTTCTTGACTCAAACAGTAAATTTTTGTAACATATCGGATGTTCAGAAAAGTGGTTTTGCTGTCTTTAATCTTAATAATTGTGTTTTTCCATGTTTACAAGCTAGGTCAGATACCCACAGGGTTTCACATAGATGAGACCTCAATAGCTAATAATGCCTACGCTATAGCAAAAACCGGCACTGATGAGTATGGCTTTAGGTATCCACTTTATTTTAGGGCGTTCGGGGAGTACAAAAACCCTGTGTATATTTATGTTTCGGCTTTTTTATATAAATTTATAGTTTTCTCGGAAGGCACTTTAAGGCTTGCAAGTGTTGTGTTTTTTATGGTTTTTCTCTCCGGTTTTTACATGTTGGTTAAGGCCGTTTTTCCTGAAAGCCGGCTTACTCATTTTTATGCACTGGTAAGTGCCGGGTTTTTACCGTGTTTTTTTGCTGTGTCGAGAGTTGCCTTTGAAGCTGTATCAGTGTTGGCGTTAATCGTCTGGTTTCTTTATTTTACTTATATCACATACGAAAAAGGAAAACTCCATATATATGCTTTTATAACCGGTTTAATTTTAGGCTTTTCCATCTACACTTATACGAGCATGAGGCTTTTAGCCTTTTTAATGGCCATGCTGCTTGTCTTTGCCTACAGAGGCATGGATTTTTACCGGAGAAATCTCTTCTTTATTGCAGGGCTCATTCCATCTTTAATAGTGTTTCTTGTTTTTACCGTAAATAACACAGACGCCGTGATGTCGAGGTTTAACAGCACAACCTACCTGTATGACGACTCAACCGGTATCTTTGAAAAAATATTCATGTTTATAAAAAACTACCTGCTTTATTTCAGTATAGACTTTCTCGTATTAAAAGGTGATGTAAATCTCCTTTTTAATACAGCAAGTATGGGAGTACTTTTTATACCGGTGTTTATTCTTTTTATTTTTTCGATTTTTATAGTTTTTAAAAGAAAAATGTACCGTAACGAACCCTTTACCAGATTGTTGATTCTTTTTCTGATTGTTTCACCGGTAACCGGCGCTCTGACCATTGACGCTCCACACACTCTGAGGGCGTTACTCACCGGTGTTTTCATTCTTATTTTTTCCTGCTACGGATTTAACGAAATATTAAAGTACAAAAAAAAAATACTTTTAGTTACGATTGTTTTTTCCGTGACGGCTCTACAGTGCTGCTACTATCTGTATGATTATTTTTATCTTTACCCTCAAAGAAGCCTCAGTTCCTTTTATGGTTATGGATTTAAATATGCTTTCAGAAAAGGGATAGATTACAATCCCTCTGATTTTAAGATGCATCAAATGCCCTTAACCTATGTTAATTTCTATAAGACAATTTTTGAAAATGAAGGGACCTTCTATAGCAAGGCAAAGTTTATACCGGCAAAAGGCAAGTGTATTCTGTACGATAAGAAGAGATTTATGGTGAAAACCGATGTTGACCAGTTTTGTGGCGGCAGTAATTCTTACGATGATGGACTTGAGGACTCTATTTTCAGAGTAAGATGCTGCAAAGAATAAAAACCTGAACAGTAACCGGCTATGCTTTTGAGATAATTGCACTTGACAACCGATGATGTTTTCATTTAACGTTTAGATTATGAGTAGTGGACTGGATGTGCTTTTGCTCGATGATGAACTGATAGTGGGTAAACGGTTAAAACCTGCGCTGGAAAAGCTCGGCTGCGAGGTGGAGGTGTTCACTGACCCTAAGAAAGCCATGAAAAGAATATCAGAAAAGAAATTTGACATAGTGGTAACGGATATAAGGATGGAAGACTTTGACGGACTGGAAGTGCTGGAGAGCGTAATGAATAAATCAACCGGCACAAAGGTGATTATGATAACGGGCTATGCTATGATGGAATTAGCACAACAGGCTATGACAAAGGGTGCTTTTGATTTTATTGCAAAGCCTTTTAAACCGGATGATTTGCGCAATGTTATTATAAAGGCGGCGGAAGTGCTTGGTAAAACAGATGCCTTAAAAGATATAGCCAAATAAGATAATGCTGTTTCACAACTGTCTTGATAAATGGTATAACTGTTTACTTAAAAAGTTAAAAACCTTCCTTGATAAAAAAATTGAACAAATAGAAGCTCAAAATGATCTCCAACATGATGCCGGCAAAAAAGCAAATCAGCGATTCACTATAAGGTCCCACATTTACATGGTCTTTGTAGTATCTGTGGTGCTCTCGTGCATTATAACAACAGCTCTCGGTGTAACAGTCTATTTAATAACCAGAGACATGAAATACGTTAATCTTGCCAACTCTTATATCCTCCTTTCAAACAAGGCTATGTTTCATGAAAAAAACTTTGTAGCCGGCTGGGAGGACATTAAAGAAAGTAAGGAGAGCATAAAATCTTTTGAAATGCTGGTGTTTGAGCGTTACAGTGATTTCGGGAAATTTTTCGACAATTCTAAATTGATTTCAACCATAGAAAGATACGGCAAACTTTTAGACGATTTAGCGGAAATTAACAGCCTTGCCTCCACCGAACAGACAAACACCAAGATAGTAAAAATTCGTGATGAATTATACTTTCTGAGCAATGTGATAAGCAATTACGGCAAGGTTTTCTCTGAAAAAACAGGCCACACAATGAGAAAAGACATGTGGCTTTTCAAGATAGTTTTTGCCTTGGCAACGTTATCTTTATTTGTTTTCATGCTTTTTATAGTGCAGTTGCTGGTTTTCAGGGTGTTAAGGACAATGAGCCAGATAGTGCAGTACGCAAAACACCTTTCAACCGGACAGCAAATCAAATTCATGCCCGGTAAGGTGTATCAGGACGAATTTTCCGATCTGGCATCGGCCCTGGAGCAAATGATGAGGGAATTTGACAGACAACAAAACATCATATCACAGTCGCATAAGTTAAGGGCGGTGGGCACACTTACCGCCGGAGTGGCACATGAATTGAACAATCCCATAAATAACATAACCCTTACTGCTCACATGCTCCTTGAGGACTATCATGATTTAGAGGAAGAGGAACGTCTTGATATGATAAAAGACCTGATAGACGAGGCTGACAGGTCAAGAACCATAGTGAGAAACCTCCTTGATTTTGCACGTGAAAGTGAAAGCATCATGGAGCCGATTTGCATATCCGACGTGGTAAGAGAGACTCTTAAGCTGGCCGGTAACCAGTTGAAATTATCAGGCGTACATGCCGAGCTGACAGTAGTTCCCAACCTGCCCAGAATCCACGGCGACAGACAACAACTCGAGCAGGTGTTTTTAAACCTCATACTAAACGCTTTGGATGTAACCATAAAAGGCGGGCAAATTCGCCTTGAGGTGGAGAGGGCTGATGAACCTAACTTCGTAGCCGTTAAGGTGGCAGACTTTGGTCAGGGAATACCTGACCACATTTTACACCATATATTTGATCCCTTCTTTACAACTAAATCAAAAGGTAAGGGGACAGGGTTGGGTCTTTCAGTTTCTCAGGGCATAATAGCAAAACACGGCGGACAAATAACCGTCAGTACAAAGCAAAAAAGAGGTACAACCTTTACAGTCAAGCTGCCGATAACTACAATTCCTGCCGATATCGGAAACAACAAAGAGGCTGTTCACGAATAGTTTCAACCACCCAAATGCTTGTTCCTCGAAAAGCTTATATCAAGTTGGTATCAGTTTTTTCATGGCATTGCCGCTCTGACAATCTTATTTTTGCCTGTTCTTTTTGCCTCATACAGTGCCCCATCCGCCCTTGCAATTAAATGATTTGTAGTTTCATCTTTTTCCGTATGCTCTGCTACACCAATGCTTACTGTTATCTTAAGAATACCGGTTTCATGTGGAATCTCCATTTCTTCAATTGCCTCCCGTATCCTTTGTGCAAGCACCATTGCCTGATCAATTGAGGTGTTGTGTAAAACTACTGTAAACTCCTCTCCTCCGTACCGGAAAGCGTAGTCATTTTCCCTTATAGATTCCCTGAGAGTCAGAGCAGCCTCCTCAAGTACCTTGTCTCCGATAAGGTGGCCATATGTGTCATTGACCTTCTTGAAATTATCAAGATCAAGAATCAACAAGGAGAGGGTACTGCCTGAGTTCGTCCTTATGTTGATATATTCCTTTTCCATTATGTATTTGAAGTATCTGTGGGTATAAAGACCGGTAAGTTCATCAGCTATAGCAATGGAATAAAGCCGTGCATTTTCAAACGCAATTGCAATATGTGTTGACAGTGCACTCAGAAACTCTTCCTTTTTATGGTTAAGTGAGCCTATAAGTTTTCTTATTACAATAAGGGCAAGCCGGTTAGTGCCAAGCGATATGTCCATGTAGATATTTTTATTGTTGTTCATTCCATCGATTGCCGGCAATTGTCCGCTTAGCCACAGAATGATAACATTATAAAGTTTGGTGTTTACTTCTATTTTTCGGCGTACAATTTCATCTTTACCGGCATATCGGGTAAAAGCCCGGAAATCGTTGGTTCCCTTAGGTAAGATTATGTCTATTTCATCAGCTTTGAAGGTTTCTTTAAATATCCTGCATACCAGATATTTTAATTCCTCGACGTCTATGGTTTTGCTCAATGAGTCAACCATTGAGTAGAGCATCCCTATTTCCTTTTTCTGGCTCATTATTTCATCAATATACCGGTTTATCATAATGGAAATAAATGGAACAATAAGGAGTATGGCAAAAGCAGCAGAGCCAAATACCATGATTTTCATGGAATTTATAAATCTGGAACTTTGTGAAAGAGAGCGGTCTATGATAAGTTTACCGTTTATTCTGTTTTGCGGGCTATGGCAGCCATAGCACTTACTTCCGTTATAAATAACTGTCACACATCTGAGTATATCCTCCCCGGAGGAGGTTACAACTACCGATGCCTCACCACCTTTGATGCGGTTCAAATTTCCATGGCAGGGCAAACAAGATGTGTCGGTTTTTCTGTCAAACACTTTTCCAACCTCTGCTTTGTTTGATGAAAACGCCACCCTGCCGTCTGTATCAATGATCTTGATGGAATTAAGCGGGTTTTTCAAATCCTGCAATTCATCTAAAGAGCTCTGAAGCTCAGTAGATCGCTCAAGCATATAGTGTTCAAGGAGCGGCTTGATAATATGGCTCAACTCTGACGATTTACCTCTGAACTCCTTTAGAAAACTATTTTTTAACTTGGAAAATACAATACTGAATACTAAAGCGAAAGTAACAACAAGAAGTAAGACCAAACCTATAACAATGCGCTTTTTTAGTTTATAAACCCATGTTAAATCGGTATCAATCATCATATACTATAATAATCTCCTGTTGTTATTATGAAGTAGTATGCGGTTTTTTATCAACAGGTATTTCAACCTGGAGTACTCCGGTGGCGGCAGGGTTAGTCTTTGCCATGAGTTTTTCAACAATAGTGCGCCTTGCCAAAAAACGGTTGATCGACTGGCTTCTGTCTTTCATACACTTAACCTCGATGCCGGATGGCAGATGTTTAATATAGACGCATGTTGAGGATTTATTGACCTTCTGGCCGCCCTTTCCCGATGAGCGGATAAACTTCTCAAGCAGGTCGGCTTCTTTAATGTTAAGAGCCTCCATTTGATCTTTTAACCATTTGTTTTTCTTTGAGCTTACCGCAAAATCAATCATTATTCTGCGATATGGTCTTTGATAAAACTTTTAATATACATATCGGTAACTGAGTCGTTGTACATAACCATATCAAGCTGCTTTGTATATGCAGTGAGTTTTCCAAGAAGCAGGAGTTTTCGCATGATAAATGAACGCTTGTATTTGGAAAGAGAGGCGTCAATAACGTCGTCTCTGACGGAGACGGAGTCAAAGTGCAAAGCCTTTAGAATTTCCGAAATAAGGCGCACACGCCTTAGCCTTCTGTCTATGTGTGCGCCACCCCCTTTGAAATGAAACCGGATGTAGTTATCGTTAAGGTGGTCGGATGAGAAAGCCTCAACGGTTGACAGATGATACCCCAGTCTCACGGAGAAATTCATATAGTGCTCGGAGATAAACACAAAGCTGCACTGTGCCATTATTTCGTAGTGGTTTTCAGGGATAGAAGCACTGTGAGCAACCAGGCCGATAAATCCCTTAACGTCAAGAGGCGCACCCTGTGGCCACCGCATTGTACCCATGCCTTTAAAGAAGGAGTTAAAGGGCTCAGAGCGTATCTGCTCCGGCTGCACTATATTGGGTGTGCCCTCATACCCGCCCCCAAGGTCTATAACCAGAATCTCCACAGGCAGACCTGTATTCATTCTCACTGCACCGGTGCCGCTGCCCAGTCTGTCAACATCTGTTATCTTAAACATCTCATTCATGGCCTTTTCATGGATAAAACGCGTAATGTCATGGTAGGTTTTACAGTTTTCGGCAGTGAATTCCACTGCTTCAGGGTCAGTCAGGTTCAACGGGACCACATGCTTTAACACATGCTCGAGTGTCTTAAACACAACTGTTTCCTTAAGTGGATTTCTTTTCTTTTCCCCATATTTTATAAGCTCTTCAACATATCCGTCATAAATATTACAGTTAACGGCATCAACCGTAACCTCCTGCCCGGGCTTTATCAGCTCTGTGGCATTTCCGGTATCCAACACTGACGGTACATGGTATTCCCTGGCAAGTGAGGCCATGTGCCCTGTGCTACCTCCTACATCAGTTATGATGGCTGAGGCTTTATTCATAATGGTAACGTATTTAGGGGAAGTGTTCCTGGCTACCAAAACGGCTCCCTCCGGAAAATTCTTTAAATCATCATCGGTTCTCAACAAAAAGGCCTTACCATGTCCGACACCTCTGCATGCGATGACACCGTTACTTATGATTAAATTGCGGCCATTGATGGTAGGCGGCACTGAGTCCTCCATATCGTATGAAATCCCTGCAAGCGGCCTTGTCTGAAGTATGACAAGTTTTCCGTTTTGGTCAAGAGCCCATTCGACATCCTGTGGAGTGCCGTAGTGGTCCTCAAGTGCAACGGCATATCGGGCAAGTGTGAGGACTTCATCATCTGAAAGAGTGGCGCTTCCAATAAGCTCATCCGGCATCGGGCTCTCCTCAATAGTGCCGTCTAAGGAACAGACAACCATAGTGTACTGCTCCGGGATTCTTTTGTCTGTTATTTGAAGCGGTTCCGTCCGCTTTATTGTATAGGCCTCCGGTTCCACACAGCCGTCAACCACACATTTACCCAGTCCGCGTATGGCATTTATTATTATTGTTGAACTTTGGGGATCATTAGGGTCCAGGGAATACATAACACCGCCTGCCTTTGCATTTACCATCTCAAGCACTCCCACCGCCATTGCTATGTCGGTTTCCTTAAATCCCTTTGTCTTATAGTAAAAGATAGCACGGCTTGAAAACAGGCTCGCTATAACACTTTTATATTTTTCCAGAATCATGGAAGGCTTCACACTTAAAAAAGTAGCATATGCTCCGGCAAAGCTAAACTCATCATCCTCCTCAATAGCACTACTTCTTACCGATAGGTTAACATCACGCTGCCCGAAAACCTCCTTAAAAGTATGCGTGATGCAGTCTTCCATATCCTTTGGAATTTCGGCGTTTATTACCATTTCCTGAATCTCACGGCCTGTTTTTGTAATCTCATCCATGTGTTCAATAGACAAGTCTGCAAGTTTTTCGTTTATTTTTTCCAGAAATCCGTTATGGGCCATAAACCTTGCATAAGAGGCCGAGGTTATGGCAAACCCCTCGGGAATTGGAAGCCCAAGGCGGCTTTTGATCTCTCCAAGATTAGCGTTCTTACCACCGGCAAGATTGACCATATCCTTTGAAAGTTTATCGTAGGTGGTAGTGAATTCACCGGATGGAACCATCTTTTTCCTTGTCAGTAGCTTTTCAATTTCACCGGCAATGTTACTCATTGTGCTGTACAGGCCCGGATAACTACCCCCTGTAAGTTCGTTAATCTTAGTTACCAGCTCCTTAATGTGATTAGTTATACTCTCCACACCATCAACAATATACCGCCTGTCAAATATATAATCTCCGGAGAGCTTCTCCTCCATGTCGGCAACAACACTCAGGAAATCATTATTATGGCCAAGGAGCTCCCGATACACCTGATACTTCAGCCTCAGGGCTTCCTTTCTGTCCTCCGACTCCGGTTTTACTGTAAAGAAATCTTTTATCTTATCTAAATATTTCATAGAACTAAAACATTAGAGATGAGGTTTTCTTAACACCACACTTACACAAATGAACTGTCACTTGAGGGCTCTTCTTTCTCATCGGATTCAACCTCCCATACAACCAGTGTTTTGTCATAAGAGGCCGAGATTATTTTCTCGCCCATGTGGACAATATCATAAACGCTCTCCTGATGTCCATCCAATGTTTTCAGATGGTCTCCGCTTTTAAGGTCCCAGACACGTATTTTTCTATCCCATGAGCCTGTAAATACCCTGTTGTTATGCACGGTAACAGCATAAATTCTACCTGAGTTCGCTCTTACCGAATAAAGGGCTGTGCCGGTTTTTAAATCCCACGCCCTTATCGTATCATCCCATGAAACAGAAATTATTCTGTCACCGGCTATCTCAAAAGACCAAACATTATCGGCATGTCCCTCGAATGTTTTCATCAACTCGCCGGTTTTTATATTCCATACCTTTATGGTTTTATCCTCTGAAGCGGAAATTATCTTCTCTCCAACTACCGCCACTTTCCATATGGTACCGGTATGGGCCTCGATAGTCCTCAGAAGTGCTCCACTTTCCATATTCCATATTCTTATTGTTTTGTCCTCAGACCCCGACACTACAAAACCACCTGTGATGTCAACCGACGTAACCCAGCCGTCATGGCCGGTTATTCTGCGATGAATACTGTTTTCCTCAAGATTCCAGATAATGATACTTTTGTCCTCTGAGCAAGAAGCCATTGTTTTACCGGAAATCACTATCGATGACACTCCGTCTGAGTGGCCCTCATAACTGTATATCAGCGTACTGGTAGGTACATCCCACATTTTAATGGACTTGTCGTCTGAGCCGGAAAAAACCCTTTGCTCGGAAACAGCAAGACAATTTACCGGCCCCTTGTGCCCCTCAAGTACCTTTGTGGATAAATAATGTGATGCTAAAATGAGTTTCTTTACCCGCCGTATCTTTGGATCATTCGTGTATTTTCCCTTTGGATATTTATCAATGTATAGTTTGCACCCCCTGATTGTGTCACACAAGGCATAGGTCATCTCTTCCATTTTTTCTCTTATCTCAATCGTATATTTTCCTGTACTATAAAGATGTAGATATTCCTCACAGGCTTTTAAATCGGTAGTTTTAGAGAATATAATATCCTCTATCCGGGCCTCAGCCTCTTCAACAAAGGCGCCCTCTGGAAAACGCTCCATATAACCCCTATAAGCTGATACCTCGTCGTTTGCTAAAGCGTTATCCCAGTAGTACTTTTCAGTGAAC
This region includes:
- a CDS encoding response regulator, with amino-acid sequence MSSGLDVLLLDDELIVGKRLKPALEKLGCEVEVFTDPKKAMKRISEKKFDIVVTDIRMEDFDGLEVLESVMNKSTGTKVIMITGYAMMELAQQAMTKGAFDFIAKPFKPDDLRNVIIKAAEVLGKTDALKDIAK
- a CDS encoding PEGA domain-containing protein; this translates as MEILNTLAIIIILGGILAIVYQVYIFMEHKSNLTITCDHLDAEVYVDEMLLGEPPVETKVAPGSHNILIRKTLDDGSYFIYEGVVNLGKGVIKNLDYKLEHKFTEKYYWDNALANDEVSAYRGYMERFPEGAFVEEAEARIEDIIFSKTTDLKACEEYLHLYSTGKYTIEIREKMEEMTYALCDTIRGCKLYIDKYPKGKYTNDPKIRRVKKLILASHYLSTKVLEGHKGPVNCLAVSEQRVFSGSDDKSIKMWDVPTSTLIYSYEGHSDGVSSIVISGKTMASCSEDKSIIIWNLEENSIHRRITGHDGWVTSVDITGGFVVSGSEDKTIRIWNMESGALLRTIEAHTGTIWKVAVVGEKIISASEDKTIKVWNIKTGELMKTFEGHADNVWSFEIAGDRIISVSWDDTIRAWDLKTGTALYSVRANSGRIYAVTVHNNRVFTGSWDRKIRVWDLKSGDHLKTLDGHQESVYDIVHMGEKIISASYDKTLVVWEVESDEKEEPSSDSSFV
- a CDS encoding PEP-utilizing enzyme; this encodes MKYLDKIKDFFTVKPESEDRKEALRLKYQVYRELLGHNNDFLSVVADMEEKLSGDYIFDRRYIVDGVESITNHIKELVTKINELTGGSYPGLYSTMSNIAGEIEKLLTRKKMVPSGEFTTTYDKLSKDMVNLAGGKNANLGEIKSRLGLPIPEGFAITSASYARFMAHNGFLEKINEKLADLSIEHMDEITKTGREIQEMVINAEIPKDMEDCITHTFKEVFGQRDVNLSVRSSAIEEDDEFSFAGAYATFLSVKPSMILEKYKSVIASLFSSRAIFYYKTKGFKETDIAMAVGVLEMVNAKAGGVMYSLDPNDPQSSTIIINAIRGLGKCVVDGCVEPEAYTIKRTEPLQITDKRIPEQYTMVVCSLDGTIEESPMPDELIGSATLSDDEVLTLARYAVALEDHYGTPQDVEWALDQNGKLVILQTRPLAGISYDMEDSVPPTINGRNLIISNGVIACRGVGHGKAFLLRTDDDLKNFPEGAVLVARNTSPKYVTIMNKASAIITDVGGSTGHMASLAREYHVPSVLDTGNATELIKPGQEVTVDAVNCNIYDGYVEELIKYGEKKRNPLKETVVFKTLEHVLKHVVPLNLTDPEAVEFTAENCKTYHDITRFIHEKAMNEMFKITDVDRLGSGTGAVRMNTGLPVEILVIDLGGGYEGTPNIVQPEQIRSEPFNSFFKGMGTMRWPQGAPLDVKGFIGLVAHSASIPENHYEIMAQCSFVFISEHYMNFSVRLGYHLSTVEAFSSDHLNDNYIRFHFKGGGAHIDRRLRRVRLISEILKALHFDSVSVRDDVIDASLSKYKRSFIMRKLLLLGKLTAYTKQLDMVMYNDSVTDMYIKSFIKDHIAE
- a CDS encoding peptide chain release factor-like protein, with amino-acid sequence MIDFAVSSKKNKWLKDQMEALNIKEADLLEKFIRSSGKGGQKVNKSSTCVYIKHLPSGIEVKCMKDRSQSINRFLARRTIVEKLMAKTNPAATGVLQVEIPVDKKPHTTS
- a CDS encoding GGDEF domain-containing protein, which translates into the protein MMIDTDLTWVYKLKKRIVIGLVLLLVVTFALVFSIVFSKLKNSFLKEFRGKSSELSHIIKPLLEHYMLERSTELQSSLDELQDLKNPLNSIKIIDTDGRVAFSSNKAEVGKVFDRKTDTSCLPCHGNLNRIKGGEASVVVTSSGEDILRCVTVIYNGSKCYGCHSPQNRINGKLIIDRSLSQSSRFINSMKIMVFGSAAFAILLIVPFISIMINRYIDEIMSQKKEIGMLYSMVDSLSKTIDVEELKYLVCRIFKETFKADEIDIILPKGTNDFRAFTRYAGKDEIVRRKIEVNTKLYNVIILWLSGQLPAIDGMNNNKNIYMDISLGTNRLALIVIRKLIGSLNHKKEEFLSALSTHIAIAFENARLYSIAIADELTGLYTHRYFKYIMEKEYINIRTNSGSTLSLLILDLDNFKKVNDTYGHLIGDKVLEEAALTLRESIRENDYAFRYGGEEFTVVLHNTSIDQAMVLAQRIREAIEEMEIPHETGILKITVSIGVAEHTEKDETTNHLIARADGALYEAKRTGKNKIVRAAMP
- a CDS encoding HAMP domain-containing histidine kinase — its product is MVFVVSVVLSCIITTALGVTVYLITRDMKYVNLANSYILLSNKAMFHEKNFVAGWEDIKESKESIKSFEMLVFERYSDFGKFFDNSKLISTIERYGKLLDDLAEINSLASTEQTNTKIVKIRDELYFLSNVISNYGKVFSEKTGHTMRKDMWLFKIVFALATLSLFVFMLFIVQLLVFRVLRTMSQIVQYAKHLSTGQQIKFMPGKVYQDEFSDLASALEQMMREFDRQQNIISQSHKLRAVGTLTAGVAHELNNPINNITLTAHMLLEDYHDLEEEERLDMIKDLIDEADRSRTIVRNLLDFARESESIMEPICISDVVRETLKLAGNQLKLSGVHAELTVVPNLPRIHGDRQQLEQVFLNLILNALDVTIKGGQIRLEVERADEPNFVAVKVADFGQGIPDHILHHIFDPFFTTKSKGKGTGLGLSVSQGIIAKHGGQITVSTKQKRGTTFTVKLPITTIPADIGNNKEAVHE
- a CDS encoding ATP-binding protein, encoding MITAGKRLCLRIITVCAIMVVSATLFYLIALSVVKNTLYDNSFKVGILTYSFVTFSLIGACITIIFIYRDYKRKKRFLEEIKLFSEIVYHGSFQDKVYFEDYPDLAEVYHFINNITKNLKKKFEKTEEERSQLDAILESIPDSLLIIDNRDGVVYLNDRARDMFDYKSTTVSRQLIEIIRSFNLNVMLDKVKKFDKSESGEIFLEHPQEKYLMVRMSPFYKKNDLSGVVILFHDITELKKLETMRKDFVANVSHEIRTPVTAIKGFAETLIGGALTDKKNAARFLNSIVFHSERLNRLVEDLLTISRIELGVIRINKQTMSLMEVVDTVVETLRAKAADKHLNIKTAFASDNILLVADKDRIVQVLINLVDNAIKFTQSGTIEIGFSEDNSKRCLYVKDTGIGIPRKSLTRLGERFYRVDPSRSRELGGTGLGLAIVKHIVRAHDWEFKFESEEGDGTTVKIFIPDSELKNINSF